The following are encoded in a window of Campylobacter concisus ATCC 51562 genomic DNA:
- a CDS encoding branched-chain amino acid transaminase, producing MNASEFIWMDGKLVKWDDAKVHVLTHSLHYANAVFEGTRAYKTKKGLAIFRLQDHTKRLLRSAKMTVLNVPYTEEELEKAQIELLRANKYDGNVYIRPLIFLGYGVMGVAHTKAPVQTAIASWEWGAYLGDEGLEKGIRVKISSFAKLAPAAQMNRAKASSNYLSSQMANYEAKEAGYDEALLLDSEGFVAEGPGECFFIVENGVLITPPNDNSLLSITQDTVIRLAHDLDIEVRRERITRDQAYTADEAFFTGTAAEVTPINSIDNRIIGNGARGEVTKRLQKAYFDVVYGLNKKYESFLTYI from the coding sequence ATGAATGCTTCAGAATTTATCTGGATGGATGGAAAATTAGTTAAATGGGACGATGCAAAAGTACACGTTCTAACTCACTCTTTGCACTACGCTAATGCCGTATTTGAGGGCACAAGAGCTTATAAAACAAAAAAAGGTCTAGCTATTTTTAGACTCCAAGATCACACAAAAAGGCTTTTAAGATCAGCAAAAATGACCGTTTTAAATGTACCTTACACTGAGGAAGAGCTTGAAAAAGCGCAAATAGAGCTTCTTCGCGCAAACAAATATGACGGCAATGTTTATATCCGCCCACTTATATTTTTAGGATACGGCGTAATGGGCGTAGCTCACACAAAAGCACCAGTGCAAACCGCTATCGCCTCATGGGAATGGGGTGCTTATCTTGGCGATGAAGGCCTAGAAAAAGGTATCAGAGTTAAAATTTCAAGCTTTGCCAAACTTGCACCTGCTGCCCAAATGAATAGAGCAAAAGCTAGCTCAAACTACCTAAGCTCACAAATGGCAAACTACGAGGCAAAAGAGGCTGGATACGACGAGGCGCTACTTCTTGATAGCGAAGGCTTTGTGGCTGAGGGTCCAGGCGAGTGCTTCTTTATCGTTGAAAATGGCGTTTTAATCACTCCGCCAAACGACAACAGCCTACTTAGTATCACTCAAGATACAGTCATAAGACTTGCTCACGATCTTGACATCGAAGTAAGAAGAGAGCGCATCACAAGAGATCAGGCTTACACAGCTGACGAGGCATTTTTCACAGGAACAGCAGCTGAAGTAACACCGATAAATAGCATAGATAACCGCATTATCGGCAATGGAGCCAGAGGAGAAGTGACAAAGAGACTACAAAAAGCTTATTTTGACGTAGTTTATGGACTAAATAAAAAATATGAATCATTTTTAACATATATTTAA
- a CDS encoding prohibitin family protein has product MPADLNDYFNKKKPGNDNRGSSQNSDKEPPFKKDFKMPNLPSGFGKFGALAYIVIAIIAIFAITQPFKVIHSGEVGIKSTAGKYEPNPLQPGFHFFLPFIQDIIIVDTRVRIINYTSGEDMGESMQKSYQGVGAGILRKNSISVLDARNLPVSIDITVQYRLNPENAPQTIASWGLSWESKIVDPVVRDVVRSIAGKYTAEELPTKRNDLARQIDDGIRKDIDSQPNKPVELLTVQLREIILPSKVKEQIERVQIAKQEAERTKYEVERANQEALKQAALAEGTAKAAIIEAKGKADAIKIEADATAYANKEVAKSVDQNLLNLKQIETQNKFNEALKENKDAKIFLTPGGAVPNIWLDAKDKARASSVSER; this is encoded by the coding sequence ATGCCCGCTGATTTAAACGATTATTTCAATAAAAAAAAGCCAGGTAATGACAACAGAGGCTCTAGTCAAAATAGCGACAAAGAGCCGCCTTTCAAAAAGGACTTTAAAATGCCAAATCTACCAAGTGGTTTTGGTAAATTTGGAGCACTTGCCTACATTGTAATTGCAATTATTGCTATTTTTGCTATTACTCAGCCATTTAAAGTGATTCACTCAGGCGAAGTTGGCATAAAGTCTACAGCAGGTAAATACGAGCCAAATCCTTTGCAACCAGGCTTTCACTTCTTTTTACCTTTTATCCAAGATATCATCATCGTGGACACCAGAGTTAGGATCATAAACTATACTTCTGGCGAGGATATGGGCGAATCAATGCAAAAATCATATCAAGGCGTTGGCGCTGGAATTTTACGTAAAAATTCTATTTCAGTGCTTGATGCTAGAAATTTGCCAGTTAGCATTGATATTACTGTGCAATACCGTTTAAATCCAGAAAATGCCCCTCAAACTATTGCCTCTTGGGGTCTTAGCTGGGAGAGCAAGATAGTTGATCCTGTCGTTCGTGACGTAGTTCGCAGTATCGCTGGTAAATATACAGCAGAGGAGCTTCCAACAAAGAGAAACGATCTAGCAAGACAAATCGATGATGGCATAAGAAAAGACATCGACTCTCAGCCAAATAAGCCAGTTGAGCTTTTAACAGTGCAACTTCGTGAGATCATCTTGCCTTCAAAGGTAAAAGAGCAGATCGAGCGCGTCCAAATCGCTAAACAAGAGGCTGAGAGAACAAAATACGAAGTAGAAAGAGCAAATCAAGAAGCCTTAAAGCAAGCCGCACTTGCTGAAGGTACCGCTAAAGCTGCAATCATTGAAGCAAAAGGTAAGGCTGATGCCATTAAAATCGAGGCTGACGCAACTGCGTATGCAAATAAAGAGGTTGCAAAAAGTGTCGATCAAAATTTACTAAATTTAAAGCAGATCGAGACGCAAAACAAATTTAACGAGGCTCTAAAAGAAAACAAAGATGCTAAAATTTTCTTAACACCTGGTGGGGCTGTGCCAAATATCTGGCTAGATGCAAAAGATAAAGCAAGAGCTAGCTCAGTAAGCGAGAGATAA
- the hisIE gene encoding bifunctional phosphoribosyl-AMP cyclohydrolase/phosphoribosyl-ATP diphosphatase HisIE — MNSVTKSIDWQKVGGLLPVVVCDHATNEVLMLAYMNEEALNLSLSSRYAHYFSRTKNRIWKKGEESGNTQEIKAAFLDCDNDTLLLKVIQNGGAACHTGARSCFFNEINLHDGKILDTKTEVKKINYGVLDELYHVIEDRKLNANPETSYVASLFKKGENQILKKVGEEAGEFIMAAKDLSFAENSKQNEQKAKNDLIYEAADLCFHALVALSAHNIHPDAVKNELARRFGISGIEEKRSRDVK, encoded by the coding sequence ATGAATAGCGTAACAAAAAGTATAGACTGGCAAAAGGTTGGTGGATTGCTTCCAGTAGTGGTTTGCGACCATGCCACAAATGAAGTTTTAATGCTTGCTTACATGAACGAAGAAGCATTAAATTTAAGTCTATCTAGCCGTTACGCTCACTACTTTTCACGCACCAAAAATAGAATTTGGAAAAAAGGTGAAGAAAGTGGCAACACTCAGGAGATAAAGGCTGCTTTTTTAGACTGCGATAACGATACTTTGCTTTTAAAAGTGATTCAAAACGGAGGCGCTGCTTGTCACACTGGAGCAAGGTCATGCTTTTTTAATGAAATAAATTTGCATGATGGCAAAATTTTAGATACAAAAACTGAAGTCAAAAAAATAAATTATGGTGTGCTTGATGAGCTTTACCATGTGATAGAAGATAGGAAGCTAAATGCTAACCCTGAGACTTCTTATGTGGCAAGTCTTTTTAAAAAAGGCGAAAATCAAATTTTAAAGAAAGTTGGCGAAGAGGCTGGCGAATTTATAATGGCTGCAAAGGATCTTAGTTTCGCAGAAAACTCAAAGCAAAATGAGCAAAAAGCAAAAAATGATCTGATCTACGAAGCAGCCGATCTTTGCTTTCATGCACTTGTAGCACTTTCGGCCCATAATATCCATCCAGATGCTGTAAAAAACGAACTTGCAAGGCGTTTTGGCATAAGCGGCATTGAAGAGAAAAGATCGCGAGATGTTAAATAG
- a CDS encoding DUF2393 family protein: MLNSIKHNLLFVLQNAKLIDFLTYGWIFLAFILIVLLGIFIAIKSWWQIGFLFILAAFCGLFVGNYYANKYINENLRPVSISKITTKQLQYVDALMVDFNITNNSNNALSICKIELDFYLSSRQNTKDFFNSLNPFARKRIILNEEFLPKQSIEVKEFVNDFAFIDYNISKKVECF; encoded by the coding sequence ATGTTAAATAGCATTAAGCACAACTTGCTTTTTGTATTGCAAAATGCAAAGCTCATTGATTTTTTAACCTATGGCTGGATATTTTTAGCATTTATACTAATTGTACTTTTAGGAATTTTTATCGCGATAAAGTCGTGGTGGCAGATAGGATTTTTATTTATTCTAGCTGCTTTTTGCGGACTTTTTGTAGGTAATTACTACGCGAACAAATATATAAATGAAAATTTAAGGCCAGTTAGCATAAGTAAAATAACCACCAAGCAGCTTCAATATGTCGATGCGTTAATGGTTGATTTTAATATTACAAATAATTCAAATAATGCACTTAGTATCTGTAAAATCGAGCTTGACTTCTATCTAAGCTCGAGACAAAATACGAAAGATTTTTTTAACTCGCTTAATCCATTTGCTAGAAAAAGAATCATCTTAAACGAGGAATTTTTGCCAAAACAAAGCATTGAAGTTAAAGAATTTGTCAATGATTTCGCATTTATAGACTACAATATCTCTAAAAAAGTGGAGTGTTTTTGA
- a CDS encoding DUF2393 family protein — protein sequence MSSAYFTIVHIIVLFAIALLSILFLVLSLRAERKLFLSLFFTNILVSTTLAVFLMLVLDKYTKKGMLENVKSERILRNESIVFKGQVRNIGKFTISNCTLTVKLINQPLNKNDLGGEAFFKPSGLSFFSWVLGTDKDERPNTVEYKFDVAKNLPKQKSTPFTVYMPYPPYFKNGMNITKLNCY from the coding sequence ATGAGCTCAGCATATTTTACGATCGTTCATATTATCGTTCTTTTTGCGATTGCTCTACTTTCTATTTTGTTTCTTGTTCTTTCACTTAGAGCTGAGCGAAAGTTATTTTTATCACTATTTTTTACAAACATTTTGGTCTCAACTACACTTGCTGTTTTTTTGATGCTGGTACTTGATAAATATACAAAAAAAGGCATGCTCGAAAATGTAAAAAGTGAGCGAATTTTGCGAAACGAGAGTATCGTTTTTAAGGGGCAAGTGAGAAACATCGGTAAATTTACAATTAGCAACTGCACGCTTACAGTCAAACTAATCAACCAACCGCTAAATAAAAATGACCTTGGTGGTGAAGCATTTTTTAAGCCAAGTGGGCTTTCATTTTTCTCATGGGTTCTTGGCACAGATAAGGACGAGAGGCCAAATACAGTTGAATATAAATTTGATGTAGCCAAAAATTTACCAAAGCAAAAAAGCACACCATTTACCGTATATATGCCATATCCGCCTTACTTTAAAAACGGCATGAATATCACAAAACTAAATTGCTACTAA
- the purF gene encoding amidophosphoribosyltransferase produces MCAIVGIINSKDAAKTAYYALFSMQHRGQEASGISVCDDGEISTHKGNGLVTEVFNEEILRSLKGDMAIGHNRYATAGRNSGRDAQPIAANYSLGQISIVHNGNLVNKDEVRDELIKDGAIFQTNMDTENIIHLIARNHSEHLQDRIVAALDKIKGAYCLLIQSRHKTFAIRDRWGVRPLSLGKLKDGGYIVASETCAFDLVGASFIRDIRPGEMIVFEHGKSEFQSIQIYEPDPRICAFEYIYFARPDSVIEGKSVYEVRKKMGEVLAKKSKIKADFVVPVPDSGVPAALGYANESKIPFELAITRNHYVGRTFIEPSQEMRNLKVKLKLNPMSSVLKGKSIVVIDDSIVRGTTSKKVVDLLRHAGAKEIHFRVACPELKYPERYGIDTPSFEELISSKKSAEEVREYIGADSLEFLSIDELKESIGNERKYSLVSFDGDYFIK; encoded by the coding sequence ATGTGTGCAATAGTTGGTATTATAAATTCTAAAGATGCAGCAAAGACTGCCTATTATGCGTTATTTTCTATGCAGCATCGCGGCCAAGAGGCAAGTGGTATTAGCGTTTGTGATGACGGAGAAATTTCTACTCACAAGGGTAATGGCCTAGTTACAGAGGTCTTTAATGAAGAAATTTTAAGATCACTAAAAGGTGATATGGCGATCGGTCACAACCGCTATGCAACGGCTGGTAGAAACTCCGGTCGTGATGCCCAGCCAATAGCCGCTAACTACTCTTTGGGGCAGATTTCGATAGTCCATAATGGAAATTTGGTAAATAAAGATGAGGTTAGAGATGAGCTTATTAAGGATGGTGCGATATTTCAGACAAATATGGATACTGAAAATATCATCCATCTAATCGCAAGAAACCATAGCGAACACTTGCAGGACCGTATTGTTGCAGCACTTGATAAGATAAAAGGTGCTTATTGTCTGCTTATCCAGTCACGTCATAAAACCTTTGCTATTAGGGATCGCTGGGGCGTTAGGCCACTAAGCCTTGGCAAGCTAAAAGATGGTGGATATATCGTAGCTAGCGAGACTTGCGCTTTTGATCTTGTGGGGGCTAGCTTTATAAGAGATATTAGGCCTGGTGAGATGATAGTTTTTGAACATGGAAAAAGTGAGTTTCAAAGCATTCAAATTTATGAGCCAGATCCTAGAATATGTGCATTTGAATATATCTATTTTGCTCGCCCAGATAGCGTGATAGAAGGTAAAAGTGTCTATGAAGTTAGAAAAAAAATGGGTGAAGTACTAGCTAAGAAGAGCAAAATTAAAGCTGATTTTGTCGTACCTGTACCAGATAGCGGAGTACCAGCAGCGCTCGGATATGCAAACGAGAGCAAGATCCCTTTTGAGCTAGCTATCACCAGAAACCACTATGTGGGTAGAACCTTCATCGAGCCAAGCCAAGAGATGAGAAATTTAAAAGTCAAGCTAAAACTTAACCCGATGTCATCGGTTCTAAAAGGTAAAAGTATCGTTGTTATCGACGATAGTATCGTTCGCGGTACTACTTCAAAAAAGGTGGTTGATCTTTTAAGACATGCGGGTGCTAAAGAGATTCATTTTAGAGTCGCTTGTCCTGAGCTTAAATACCCTGAGCGATATGGTATTGATACACCAAGTTTTGAAGAGTTAATAAGCTCTAAAAAAAGTGCAGAAGAAGTAAGAGAATATATCGGTGCAGATAGCTTAGAATTTTTAAGCATAGACGAACTTAAAGAAAGTATCGGCAATGAGCGAAAATATTCGCTTGTGAGCTTTGATGGTGACTATTTCATAAAGTGA
- a CDS encoding DUF2314 domain-containing protein, whose protein sequence is MIKFSLDDVENYKLEFGDKFYLSECENRQNLRAGDIVKLIFRFEDDEFAQVERMWVVVSETNNGEFTGILDNEPFTKGCLNAGDEIKFNYKNVLEIYKDDEN, encoded by the coding sequence ATGATTAAATTTAGTCTTGATGATGTAGAAAACTACAAGCTAGAATTTGGCGATAAATTCTACCTGTCAGAGTGCGAAAATCGTCAAAATTTAAGAGCTGGCGATATAGTAAAGCTTATATTTAGATTTGAAGATGATGAGTTTGCTCAGGTTGAGCGCATGTGGGTGGTTGTTAGCGAGACAAATAACGGCGAATTTACCGGCATTTTAGACAATGAACCATTTACAAAAGGCTGTTTAAATGCTGGCGATGAGATCAAGTTTAACTACAAAAATGTTCTTGAAATTTACAAAGATGATGAAAACTAA
- the dapB gene encoding 4-hydroxy-tetrahydrodipicolinate reductase: MVKIGLYGASGKMAQSIISCLKDEKDATLSIAFSQKNQVENLNSELLTNDFAKFFEACDVIIDFSQKEATMALLNYARTNPKPLVIGTTGLDNEDKNLLHLASGTMPILYATNMSLGVAVLNRLARIASKTLREFDIEIVEQHHRHKKDAPSGTAMTLAGCVAEARDLNLKDVLVTGRAGMVGARSKDDIAVMALRGGDVVGRHTVGFYNDGEFIELNHTATSRATFSKGAIKAAIWLKDQNSGLYSVDDSLGLDD; the protein is encoded by the coding sequence TTGGTAAAAATAGGCCTTTATGGTGCTAGTGGAAAGATGGCTCAAAGTATCATTTCTTGTTTAAAAGATGAAAAAGATGCCACTTTAAGCATCGCTTTTAGCCAAAAAAATCAGGTTGAAAATTTAAATAGCGAACTTTTGACAAATGACTTTGCTAAATTTTTTGAAGCATGCGATGTAATAATCGACTTTAGTCAAAAAGAGGCGACCATGGCACTGCTGAACTATGCTAGAACTAATCCAAAACCACTAGTTATCGGTACAACTGGCCTAGATAACGAAGATAAAAACTTACTTCACCTAGCATCTGGAACTATGCCTATTCTTTACGCAACAAATATGAGTTTAGGCGTAGCTGTACTAAACCGCCTTGCAAGGATTGCTTCAAAAACATTAAGAGAATTTGACATAGAGATAGTAGAGCAACACCATAGGCACAAAAAGGACGCTCCAAGCGGCACAGCGATGACTTTAGCTGGCTGTGTGGCGGAGGCAAGGGATCTAAATTTAAAAGATGTTTTAGTAACTGGCAGAGCTGGCATGGTGGGCGCAAGAAGTAAAGACGATATCGCGGTTATGGCACTTCGTGGCGGCGACGTGGTCGGTCGTCACACGGTTGGCTTTTACAATGACGGCGAGTTTATCGAGCTAAATCACACGGCAACTAGTAGAGCGACCTTTTCAAAGGGTGCCATTAAAGCTGCTATCTGGCTAAAAGATCAAAATAGTGGACTATACTCGGTAGATGATAGTTTGGGGCTTGATGATTAA
- a CDS encoding NAD(P)/FAD-dependent oxidoreductase produces MLDLAIIGGGPAGLSAGLYATRGGLKNVVMFEKGEPGGQITSSSEIENYPGQKAPGESGFDFMSTWWKQCSAFGLVHKWANVIGVRKNSDGIFEILLEGGKSEQAKAVIVATGSTPRRAGFKGEDEFFGKGVSTCATCDGFFYKNKEVAVLGGGDTAVEEALYLANICSKVYLIHRRDEFRAAPTTVEKARKNEKIEFITSATIKEALGDKMGLTKIVLDTKNGERVLDVPGIFTFVGLNVNNEILKDENGKFICEMVDGGQVKTNLKMQTSLKGLFVAGDIREDAPKQVIVAAGDGAVAALSAMSYIESLH; encoded by the coding sequence ATGCTTGATTTAGCGATCATCGGAGGCGGTCCAGCAGGACTAAGCGCCGGACTTTACGCCACTAGAGGCGGATTAAAAAATGTTGTAATGTTTGAAAAAGGCGAGCCTGGCGGTCAGATCACCTCTAGCTCAGAGATAGAAAACTACCCAGGCCAAAAAGCACCTGGCGAGAGTGGGTTTGACTTTATGAGTACTTGGTGGAAGCAGTGCAGCGCATTTGGACTAGTTCACAAGTGGGCAAATGTCATTGGCGTTAGAAAAAACAGCGACGGCATCTTTGAAATTTTACTTGAAGGTGGCAAAAGCGAGCAGGCAAAGGCTGTCATCGTAGCGACTGGCTCAACCCCAAGACGCGCTGGCTTTAAAGGTGAGGACGAGTTCTTTGGCAAAGGCGTTAGCACATGCGCAACATGCGATGGCTTCTTTTATAAAAACAAAGAAGTGGCTGTTCTTGGTGGTGGTGATACAGCTGTTGAAGAGGCACTTTACCTAGCGAATATCTGCTCAAAAGTCTATCTAATCCATAGGCGTGACGAGTTTAGAGCGGCGCCAACAACCGTTGAAAAAGCTAGAAAAAATGAAAAGATCGAGTTTATAACAAGCGCAACGATAAAAGAGGCGCTTGGCGATAAGATGGGTCTAACAAAGATCGTGCTTGATACTAAAAATGGTGAGCGTGTGCTTGATGTGCCAGGAATTTTTACCTTTGTCGGACTAAATGTAAATAACGAAATTTTAAAAGATGAAAATGGCAAATTTATCTGCGAGATGGTTGATGGTGGACAGGTTAAGACAAACCTTAAGATGCAAACTAGCCTAAAAGGGCTCTTTGTAGCGGGCGACATAAGAGAGGACGCTCCAAAGCAAGTCATCGTAGCTGCAGGTGATGGCGCAGTGGCTGCACTTAGCGCTATGAGCTACATAGAAAGCTTGCATTAA
- the trxA gene encoding thioredoxin translates to MGKYIELTKENFDVTKEGVALVDFWAPWCGPCRMLAPVIEELAEDFDGKAKICKVNTDEVQDLAVEFGIRSIPTLLFFKNGELVEQMVGAQSKQALTDKLNSLL, encoded by the coding sequence ATGGGAAAATACATCGAACTTACAAAAGAAAATTTTGATGTTACAAAAGAAGGCGTTGCTTTAGTAGACTTTTGGGCTCCATGGTGCGGACCTTGCCGTATGCTAGCTCCAGTGATTGAAGAGCTTGCTGAAGACTTTGACGGCAAAGCAAAAATTTGCAAGGTAAACACTGATGAAGTGCAAGATCTTGCAGTTGAGTTTGGCATCAGATCGATCCCAACATTGCTATTTTTCAAAAATGGCGAGCTAGTTGAACAAATGGTCGGTGCACAGTCAAAACAAGCCTTAACTGACAAACTAAATTCGCTTCTTTAA
- a CDS encoding YraN family protein encodes MGLKEYLFGKISEDRACDFLQKLGFVILERNFHSKFGEIDIIALSSDKILHFIEVKATSGEYEVEYRLNKTKYIKILKTINFYMMKNEPNRDFQVDLLVIKNENLELIENISL; translated from the coding sequence TTGGGACTAAAAGAGTATCTCTTTGGCAAAATCTCAGAAGATAGGGCGTGTGATTTTTTACAAAAGCTTGGTTTTGTCATTTTAGAGAGAAATTTTCACTCTAAATTTGGCGAGATCGACATCATTGCACTAAGTAGTGATAAAATTTTACACTTTATAGAGGTAAAAGCAACTAGCGGAGAATATGAAGTAGAATACCGATTAAATAAGACAAAATATATAAAAATTTTAAAAACTATAAATTTTTATATGATGAAAAATGAGCCAAATAGAGATTTCCAAGTCGATTTACTCGTTATAAAAAATGAAAATTTAGAACTGATAGAAAATATTAGTTTATAA
- a CDS encoding homoserine dehydrogenase has protein sequence MNVAILGVGTVGESVAKILLKNKKLIAARSGEEIVPVVGVVRNLNKKRDAGIPLTDDINSVINRDDIDVFVELMGGVEEPFRVVSEILKRKKAVVTANKALLAYHRYALQNLAKNTPFGFEASVAGGVPIIRALREGLSANHIVSINGILNGTSNFILTSMMDEGSNFKDALKKAQELGYAEADPTFDVGGFDTAHKLLILASIAYGVHGDPEDILIEGIQGITPEDIFFAKDFEYSIKLLAIAKKSEGKIELRVHPALVPQNKMIAKASGVTNAISVVGEVVGETMYYGPGAGGDATASAVISDLIDIARDSKSPMLGYKAPFELNTLELLDSDRIKTKYYFRLKVEDKMGVLAKITNLMSENNLSIDSILQKPKDESEFAVLFFTTHTSLEADVRRTIEILKEQEYIKEEPFMMRIEE, from the coding sequence TACCAGTCGTTGGAGTGGTCAGAAATTTAAATAAAAAAAGAGATGCTGGTATCCCTTTGACTGACGATATAAATAGCGTTATAAACCGCGATGATATCGATGTTTTTGTTGAGCTTATGGGTGGTGTGGAAGAGCCTTTTAGGGTTGTGAGTGAAATTTTAAAGCGAAAAAAAGCAGTCGTGACCGCAAACAAAGCACTTCTGGCCTATCACAGATATGCTTTGCAAAATTTAGCCAAAAACACGCCATTTGGCTTTGAAGCAAGCGTGGCTGGTGGCGTACCGATCATTAGAGCCTTAAGAGAAGGCTTAAGCGCAAACCACATCGTTAGTATAAATGGCATACTAAACGGAACTAGTAACTTTATCCTAACCTCGATGATGGACGAGGGCTCAAATTTTAAAGACGCACTTAAAAAGGCGCAAGAGCTCGGATACGCTGAGGCTGATCCTACTTTTGATGTGGGTGGCTTTGATACGGCTCATAAGCTTCTTATACTGGCAAGCATCGCATACGGTGTACACGGCGATCCAGAGGATATTTTGATCGAAGGAATACAAGGTATCACACCTGAAGATATATTTTTCGCAAAAGATTTCGAATACTCAATAAAACTTCTAGCAATTGCCAAAAAAAGTGAGGGTAAAATCGAGCTACGCGTACATCCAGCGCTTGTACCACAAAATAAAATGATAGCAAAGGCAAGTGGTGTGACAAATGCGATCAGTGTCGTTGGCGAGGTCGTTGGCGAAACGATGTACTATGGTCCTGGAGCTGGTGGCGACGCAACGGCAAGCGCGGTGATCAGCGATCTTATCGACATTGCAAGAGATAGTAAGTCACCAATGCTTGGATATAAAGCACCTTTTGAATTAAATACGCTTGAGCTACTTGACAGCGACAGGATAAAGACGAAGTACTACTTTAGGCTAAAAGTCGAAGATAAAATGGGTGTGCTAGCAAAGATTACAAATTTGATGAGCGAAAATAACTTATCGATCGATAGCATACTTCAAAAACCAAAAGATGAGAGCGAATTTGCGGTATTGTTCTTTACGACACATACGAGTCTTGAGGCTGATGTAAGAAGGACAATTGAAATTTTAAAAGAGCAAGAGTATATAAAAGAAGAGCCATTTATGATGAGGATCGAGGAGTAG